Below is a window of Desulfobacterales bacterium DNA.
AAGCGAAAGTTCTCAAAAAAGATCATAGCGAAAAACCAGTTCAAATAATCGGGACCCATATAGATATTACAAAAATCAAGTTTAATGAAGAACAGATTCGCTTACTTTCTATGGCTGTTCAGCAAAGTGCTAATAGCATTATAATAACCGATTCTAACTGTGATATTATATTTGTTAATAAACATTTTTTAACAACAACTGGATATACTGAGAAAGAAATTATTGGAAAAAATCCTCGATTTCTAAAAGCAGGTAAACAACCGCAGGAATTTTATAAAAAATTATGGGATACGATTAGCGCAGGGAAAGAATGGCATGGCGAATTTTGTAATATAAAAAAAAATGGAGAAATATACTGGGATTATTCCACAATTACACCTATTAAGGATGAGAGTAATAAAATTTTATACTATATTGGCATTCATGAGAATATAACACAAAAAAAGAAAATGGAAGAAGATCTTTATTATTATTCAACTATCGATTCCCTTACAGATGTATATAATCGTAGAACCGGTATAGAATTACTAAAAAAACAAATTTACTTAGCCAAAAGACAGAATAAAATTTTAACGGTTTGTTTTATAGATTTAAATGATTTGAAGTACGTAAATGATAAATTTGGACATAATCAGGGAGACACATATATTAAGCTTGTTGTAGATAATACTAAATCTATCCTGCGAATTTCAGACATTTTGACTCGTCTTGGAGGGGATGAGTTTTTAATTATTTTACCAGAATGCAGAATAGACGAATCAAAAGAAGTTTTAAAAAGAGTAACAGAACGTCTATCAGATATAAATCAAAGCAAGGCATTTCAATTTAAAGCGAGTATAAGTTATGGATTTGCCGAATATGATCCAAATGATGAGCCGGATTATGAAAATTTAATAGCTATTGCCGATGATAAAATGTATAAGCATAAATGTTTTTTAAAACAAGTTTGAATTATTATTGAGTGTAAAAAAAGTTGACATGGGATTAGAGTTTTGTAATAGTAGCCACGCTTTATCACACAACTTCTTAAATTAAGTAATGAACTCTTATGGAAAAAGAACAAATTGATATAAGTGTTAATATTGGTGGAATTAAGCTAAAAAATCCTGTTATGACTGCATCAGGGACTTTTGGCTATGGTATAGAATTTAAGGATATTTTTGATCTAAACTGTCTTGGAGGAATAATTACAAAGGGTATTTCCCTAAACCCTTCTGCTGGAAATCCTCCTCCAAGAATTGTTGAAACTTCTTGTGGAATGTTAAATGCAATTGGTCTTGAAAATGTAGGTTTTGATAATTTTGTAAAAGATAAAATCCCATTTTTAAAAACATTATCATGCCCTTTTTTTGTTAATATTTATGGCAAAAGTATTGAAGAATATGGAGAACTTGCTGAAAAATTTAATGATATAGAGGAAGTAAAAGGTATTGAAGTAAATATTTCATGTCCGAATGTAAAAGAAGGAGGGATTGTTTTTGGAA
It encodes the following:
- a CDS encoding PAS domain S-box protein; translated protein: MKNTDLTFLKNQQILVIDDTTTNLKVVASILTENGYNVLVATNGKQGISIAKVKLPDLILLDIMMPGMDGYEVCENLKSDEQTKNIPVIFLTAAVEVKDVVKGFQYGAIDYITKPFNQAELLARVETHLELKISKEIINEQKQELDFAISGSNIGVWIWNLTEKWLRVSDTFIEILGNSTDDFSKSYLDILALIHPDDINKTEALLKNVVNGELEKFDIEFRIKCNDGKYRWILSKAKVLKKDHSEKPVQIIGTHIDITKIKFNEEQIRLLSMAVQQSANSIIITDSNCDIIFVNKHFLTTTGYTEKEIIGKNPRFLKAGKQPQEFYKKLWDTISAGKEWHGEFCNIKKNGEIYWDYSTITPIKDESNKILYYIGIHENITQKKKMEEDLYYYSTIDSLTDVYNRRTGIELLKKQIYLAKRQNKILTVCFIDLNDLKYVNDKFGHNQGDTYIKLVVDNTKSILRISDILTRLGGDEFLIILPECRIDESKEVLKRVTERLSDINQSKAFQFKASISYGFAEYDPNDEPDYENLIAIADDKMYKHKCFLKQV